A genomic stretch from Acidobacteriota bacterium includes:
- a CDS encoding S9 family peptidase, with protein MRRVPIVLLSSVLLLGLASLAPAQAPAKAHPLTVHDMLAMDRISDSQVSPDGKWVAFNVRETDLAANRGRTDIWLVGTDGKGLRRLTSHPAADFNGRWTPCGQWVFFLSTRSGSSQVWRIKVDGGEAEQVTRLPLDVGNLVVAKGVLAFTMEVFPGMTPEATAAKLEEIGKRQATGRIYEKLFVRHWDTWSDGRRSHLFVVPMHGGGEAKDLMPDMDADTPNKPFGGPEEIAFTPDGKGLVFAAKDVGREEAWSTDSDLYYVPADGSAAPRLLTEANRAMDTMPAFSPDGKTLAYLAMSRPGYEADRYRIVLRPWPDGQARVLTESWDFSAASLGWSADGTKLLATAPNKGQTSLFAIDAASGKAEALAGLGTVAGFAAAGPGVVFERNDLKSPTEIYVIAPGAGEKAITSINAAKLAAVRMGEPEQFSFRGWNNETVYGYVVKPADFDPAKKYPVAFLIHGGPQGSFGNDFHYRWNPQAYAGAGYAVVMVDFHGSTGYGQAFCDAIRGDWGGKPLEDLKKGLAAALAKYPWMDGARVGALGASYGAYMINWIAGNWPDRFKCLVAHDGNLDERAAYFETEELWFPEWDHLGTPWDNPQSYEKHNPANFIKNWKTPMLVVHGGQDFRIVDAQGIGTFNVLQRRGVPSRLLYFPDENHWVLKPANSILWHDTVLGWLDRWLK; from the coding sequence ATGCGTCGCGTCCCGATCGTCCTTCTTTCGTCGGTCCTCCTTCTCGGCTTGGCCTCCCTGGCGCCGGCCCAGGCGCCGGCAAAGGCCCATCCTCTGACCGTCCACGACATGCTGGCCATGGACCGGATCTCGGACTCCCAGGTCTCGCCGGACGGTAAATGGGTCGCCTTCAACGTGCGCGAGACCGATCTCGCGGCCAACCGCGGCCGGACGGACATCTGGCTTGTCGGGACGGACGGAAAGGGCCTGCGCCGCCTGACGAGCCACCCGGCCGCGGATTTCAACGGCCGCTGGACCCCCTGCGGCCAGTGGGTCTTCTTCCTGTCGACCCGATCCGGCTCGTCGCAGGTCTGGCGGATCAAGGTCGACGGCGGCGAAGCCGAGCAGGTCACCCGCCTGCCGCTCGATGTCGGCAACCTGGTCGTGGCCAAGGGCGTTCTGGCCTTCACCATGGAGGTCTTCCCCGGGATGACCCCCGAAGCGACCGCGGCGAAGCTCGAGGAGATCGGCAAGCGGCAGGCCACGGGCCGGATCTACGAGAAGCTCTTCGTCCGCCATTGGGACACCTGGAGCGACGGCCGCCGCTCCCACCTCTTCGTCGTGCCGATGCACGGCGGCGGCGAAGCGAAAGACCTCATGCCGGACATGGACGCCGACACGCCCAACAAGCCGTTCGGCGGGCCGGAGGAGATCGCCTTCACGCCCGACGGCAAGGGCCTCGTCTTCGCGGCCAAGGACGTCGGCCGCGAAGAGGCCTGGTCCACGGACTCCGACCTCTATTATGTGCCGGCCGACGGCTCGGCCGCGCCGCGGCTCCTGACCGAGGCCAACCGGGCCATGGACACCATGCCCGCCTTCTCGCCGGACGGAAAGACCCTGGCCTACCTGGCCATGTCCCGTCCCGGCTACGAGGCCGACCGCTACCGCATCGTGCTCCGGCCCTGGCCCGACGGCCAGGCGCGCGTCCTGACCGAAAGCTGGGACTTCTCGGCGGCGTCCCTCGGCTGGTCCGCGGACGGGACGAAACTCCTGGCCACGGCCCCCAACAAGGGCCAGACCTCCCTGTTCGCCATCGATGCCGCCAGCGGCAAGGCCGAGGCCCTGGCAGGCCTGGGCACCGTGGCCGGCTTCGCGGCCGCGGGCCCGGGCGTAGTTTTCGAGCGCAACGACCTGAAGTCGCCGACCGAGATATATGTCATCGCCCCCGGCGCCGGCGAGAAGGCGATCACGTCGATCAACGCGGCTAAGCTCGCGGCCGTCCGGATGGGCGAGCCCGAGCAGTTCAGCTTCAGGGGCTGGAACAACGAGACGGTCTACGGCTACGTCGTCAAGCCGGCCGATTTCGACCCGGCCAAGAAGTACCCGGTCGCCTTCCTGATCCACGGCGGGCCGCAGGGCTCGTTCGGCAACGACTTCCACTACCGCTGGAACCCCCAGGCCTACGCCGGGGCCGGCTACGCCGTGGTCATGGTCGACTTCCACGGCTCGACCGGCTACGGGCAAGCCTTCTGCGACGCCATCCGCGGCGACTGGGGCGGCAAGCCGCTCGAGGACCTGAAGAAGGGCCTGGCCGCCGCCCTCGCGAAGTACCCCTGGATGGACGGCGCCCGGGTCGGCGCGCTCGGCGCCTCGTACGGCGCCTATATGATCAACTGGATCGCCGGCAACTGGCCCGACCGGTTCAAATGCCTGGTCGCCCACGACGGCAACCTCGATGAGCGGGCGGCCTACTTCGAGACCGAGGAGCTTTGGTTCCCCGAGTGGGACCACCTGGGCACGCCCTGGGACAACCCCCAGAGCTACGAGAAACACAACCCGGCCAACTTCATCAAGAACTGGAAGACGCCCATGCTCGTCGTCCACGGCGGGCAGGACTTCCGGATCGTCGACGCGCAGGGTATCGGAACGTTCAACGTCCTGCAGCGGCGCGGCGTCCCGAGCCGGCTCCTCTACTTCCCCGACGAGAACCACTGGGTGCTCAAGCCGGCTAATTCGATCCTCTGGCACGACACGGTCCTCGGCTGGCTCGACAGGTGGCTCAAGTAG
- a CDS encoding NlpC/P60 family protein codes for MDPFRKKAAIIVFGLTSALLAGCRTGARTVPAAPPAQTVPSPAAPEPAVRPEAPEAGLARMGYTVQVGAFALLDNARALAASLAAAGLDAFYFPTASGLFKVRFGNFPTRDAALAEARKLEADGRIRGYFIVGPADYAVFRPGPSGPAAGRPLPPGADIRDRLGATAESFIGVDYAWGGTTTRSGFDCSGLVLAVYQLNGLAMPRSVRDQFRAGAPVAGDRLEKGDLVFFSASAGGGLTHVGIYIGDGVFIHAPGRGKQVRRDSLGGAYFKAHFAGGRVYLK; via the coding sequence ATGGATCCGTTCCGCAAGAAGGCCGCCATCATCGTTTTCGGGCTCACTTCGGCCCTGCTGGCCGGTTGCCGGACGGGCGCCCGGACCGTCCCGGCCGCGCCGCCCGCCCAGACCGTCCCGTCCCCCGCAGCCCCCGAGCCCGCGGTCCGGCCCGAAGCGCCCGAGGCCGGCCTGGCCCGCATGGGCTACACCGTTCAGGTAGGCGCCTTCGCCCTCCTGGACAACGCCCGCGCCCTGGCTGCGAGCCTGGCCGCCGCCGGGTTGGACGCCTTCTATTTCCCAACGGCCTCCGGGCTTTTCAAGGTCCGCTTCGGGAACTTTCCCACTCGGGACGCCGCCCTGGCCGAGGCTAGGAAGCTCGAGGCGGATGGGCGCATCCGCGGCTATTTCATCGTCGGACCGGCCGACTACGCCGTGTTCCGGCCCGGTCCTTCGGGGCCGGCCGCCGGAAGGCCCCTTCCTCCCGGCGCGGACATCCGGGACCGGCTGGGGGCCACGGCCGAGAGCTTCATCGGGGTGGATTACGCCTGGGGCGGGACGACGACCCGCTCCGGCTTCGACTGCAGCGGCCTGGTCCTGGCGGTCTATCAGCTGAACGGCCTGGCCATGCCCCGGTCCGTCCGCGACCAGTTCCGGGCCGGGGCGCCGGTCGCCGGGGACCGGCTGGAAAAGGGCGACCTCGTCTTCTTCTCGGCTTCGGCCGGCGGCGGCCTGACCCACGTCGGGATCTACATCGGCGACGGGGTCTTCATCCACGCCCCGGGCAGGGGGAAGCAGGTCCGCCGCGACTCCCTCGGCGGCGCCTACTTCAAGGCCCATTTCGCGGGTGGCCGGGTCTATCTGAAATAG
- a CDS encoding ABC transporter ATP-binding protein yields MLEIKNLTKSYGDVLALDRFSLDLKKGEVLGLLGPNGAGKTTLIAILSGTLGDFTGTVNFEGRDLFADRELKNRLGIVPQDMAFYDELSAMDNMLFWGGLYDTPRADLKKRAAELLGLVELSARAREPVKTYSGGMKRRLNTAIGLLHKPDLLLLDEPTVGIDVQAKVSILDIIRDAGAAGTAVIFTTHQLAEVETTCSRIAIMDHGRILAQGTLEELVRIVGERDIVEITGEFAAAAFSEAVQDLAGERVELLSAADGLASLAVRDTAEIPRIMDRLFQRRLAVTDMKIKSPSLETVFLKLTGRSLRD; encoded by the coding sequence ATGCTCGAGATCAAGAACCTGACCAAGTCCTACGGGGACGTCCTGGCCCTCGACCGCTTCTCGCTGGACCTGAAGAAAGGCGAGGTCCTGGGCCTGCTCGGGCCCAACGGCGCGGGCAAGACGACGCTCATCGCCATCCTCTCGGGAACGCTCGGCGACTTCACCGGGACCGTCAACTTCGAGGGCCGGGACCTCTTCGCCGACCGCGAGCTGAAGAACCGCCTGGGGATCGTGCCCCAGGACATGGCCTTCTACGACGAGCTCAGCGCCATGGACAACATGCTCTTCTGGGGCGGGCTCTACGACACGCCGCGGGCCGACCTGAAGAAGCGGGCGGCCGAGCTCCTGGGGCTGGTCGAGCTCTCCGCCCGGGCCAGGGAGCCGGTCAAGACCTACTCCGGCGGCATGAAGCGCCGCCTCAACACGGCCATCGGCCTGCTCCACAAGCCCGACCTGCTCCTCCTCGACGAGCCGACCGTCGGCATCGACGTCCAGGCCAAGGTCAGCATCCTCGACATCATCCGCGACGCCGGCGCGGCCGGCACCGCGGTCATCTTCACCACCCATCAGCTGGCCGAGGTCGAGACGACCTGTTCCCGCATCGCCATCATGGACCACGGCCGCATCCTGGCCCAGGGCACGCTCGAGGAGCTCGTCCGCATCGTCGGCGAGCGCGACATCGTCGAGATCACCGGCGAGTTCGCCGCGGCGGCGTTCTCCGAGGCCGTCCAGGACCTGGCCGGCGAGCGGGTCGAGCTCCTGTCCGCCGCCGACGGCCTGGCCTCGCTGGCCGTCCGGGACACGGCCGAGATCCCGAGGATCATGGACCGGCTGTTCCAGCGCCGGCTGGCCGTCACCGACATGAAGATCAAGTCGCCCAGCCTGGAGACGGTCTTCCTGAAGCTGACCGGCCGGAGCCTGAGGGACTAG
- a CDS encoding 6-bladed beta-propeller — MILQSRGSGRRWLVAFSLGSLLSGSAASQSFQVERKDGLTLVRNGAEPASVPGAPKRVRLVHELTIGGENDPDEMMIFAIRTVQVGDGGEIFVLDDKIHQVKVYGPDGRYLRTIGKTGQGPGELRSPTQMKMLADGNLCLFDVGNSRVSVYSPGGACLKEIPLAGWRPVRYLPDSRGFGYGDLLDFQGGVKDVLLKFDPKLNRIATIATLVMVDHPSEKMIPVEMFRLVYQVDRQDRIVWASTGAYELNVVGADGTPVRKILREYEKRPFSRAERDQRIKESFAGQAPPPDVEPVFSPHKPVLYYFLFDDEGRTYVRTFEKDDRGSFFYDVFDGEGRFFARLALPESELLWVVKKGKAYTYIEENEAGIPQVRRYALAWE; from the coding sequence ATGATCCTTCAATCTCGCGGTTCCGGCAGGCGCTGGCTTGTTGCCTTTTCCCTGGGCTCGCTGCTGAGCGGCTCGGCGGCTTCGCAATCGTTCCAGGTCGAGCGGAAGGACGGGCTGACCTTGGTCAGGAACGGGGCCGAGCCGGCCTCGGTCCCGGGAGCGCCCAAGAGGGTGCGCCTGGTCCACGAGTTGACAATCGGCGGCGAGAACGACCCCGACGAGATGATGATCTTCGCGATCCGGACCGTCCAAGTCGGCGATGGAGGCGAGATCTTCGTTCTCGACGATAAGATCCACCAAGTCAAGGTCTACGGGCCCGACGGCCGTTACCTCAGGACCATCGGCAAGACGGGCCAGGGCCCCGGCGAGCTTCGGTCTCCGACGCAGATGAAGATGCTCGCGGACGGCAACCTGTGCCTTTTCGATGTCGGCAACAGCAGGGTTTCCGTCTACTCGCCCGGGGGGGCGTGCCTGAAGGAGATCCCCCTCGCGGGCTGGCGGCCCGTGCGCTACCTCCCGGACTCGCGGGGCTTCGGCTATGGCGATCTCCTCGATTTCCAGGGCGGGGTCAAGGACGTCCTCCTGAAGTTCGATCCCAAGCTCAACAGGATCGCCACGATCGCGACCCTCGTCATGGTGGACCATCCAAGCGAGAAGATGATCCCGGTGGAAATGTTCCGCCTGGTCTATCAGGTCGACCGGCAGGACCGCATTGTCTGGGCCTCGACCGGCGCCTACGAGCTCAACGTCGTCGGCGCCGACGGCACGCCGGTCCGGAAGATCCTCCGCGAATACGAAAAGAGGCCTTTCAGCCGGGCCGAAAGGGACCAGCGCATCAAGGAGTCCTTCGCCGGGCAGGCCCCTCCGCCCGACGTCGAGCCGGTCTTCTCTCCGCATAAGCCCGTCCTCTATTATTTCCTTTTCGACGACGAGGGCCGCACTTATGTCAGGACTTTTGAAAAGGACGATCGGGGAAGCTTCTTCTACGACGTCTTCGACGGGGAAGGCCGGTTCTTTGCCCGGCTCGCTCTCCCGGAATCCGAGCTGCTCTGGGTGGTCAAGAAGGGGAAAGCCTATACCTACATCGAGGAGAACGAGGCCGGCATCCCCCAGGTCAGGCGCTATGCCCTGGCCTGGGAGTAG
- a CDS encoding excinuclease ABC subunit UvrA encodes MDVLAIRHAAENNLRNVDVDIPHGRLTVVTGVSGSGKSSLVFDVVYREAQRRYLETFSSYARQFMGKLRRPEVAHITGLSPAVAVGQRTSAAGPRSTVGTLTELHDDLRLLFARLGRSPDGLRLSRRMFSFNTPEGACPECRGLGVEDRIDPELLVADSSRTLRQGALALTTPNGYIIYSQVTMEVLDEVCRAHGFSVDIPWCDLTEAQRDVVLNGSDRILIRYGKHPLESRLRWKGIVAKPREEGYYKGILPVMQAILETKRNDNILRFARTLPCRACGGLRLRPESLRVTVAGRGIAGFGGMSVSGLAGEFRRLAFDPPDRAAGEAVRASVLEKAELLERLGLGYLRLDRAADTLAGGEIQRIRLASQAGSRLRGILYVLDEPTAGLHPADTDRLLGLLGELRDHGNTVLVVEHDEDIMRAADHLIDLGPGPGQAGGRVLYQGPEAGLEALPRGASPTRDFLTGERLPAVGSRGRAGTGRLLVRGARLHNLKSIDVEFRLGALNVVTGVSGAGKSTLVRHILAERLRAGRLGPGPDADGLAVEGAAGRVVEVDQSPIGRTPRSNPATYTGISDRIRDLFAALPEAKEKGFGKGRFSFNVAGGRCETCQGAGLLQIGMHFLGDVDVVCPDCEGRRFNEETLAVRDRGRSIHDVLEMSVDEAAEFYAGVPRLAADLEVLKRLGLGYLKLGQSSTTLSGGEAQRVKLASEMRKGTAGPVLYILDEPTTGLHRADIENLLAALQGLVDLGRTIVAIEHHADVIRAADRVIDLGPGSGEDGGRLVACGRPDEIAACADSLTGRALRGEHAAAGPVRAPEAVQAEAEGPIVLEGVTTHNLKNVDARIPFRKFTAVCGPSGGGKSSLVFDTLFAASRQRYIESFSAYVRALIDKGGRADLAAARGLTPPVAVARSAAAPNPRSTVGTMTEIHDYYRLLYSRAGSAPPELRGRPLTASMFSFNHEQGACPGCKGLGTVTVTDPERLITDPAKSLLAGAMDGTKTGRFYGDPHGQFAAALKAAGDAAGLDLSKPWRDLTAAGRDLALRGTGDRVYDIVWSYRRGRLAGDFKFRGPWKGFAALVAEEYERKHADHRGEAMRVLMRDDPCPVCGGRRLKAGSLVVTYRGLNIAGLEALSVDRSLAFFEGSGAPPADARTAAVTEAVRGEIVRRLGLVRDVGLGYLSLDRASATLSGGEAQRLRLAGLLGVKLTGVTFVLDEPTLGLHPRDTGRLVELIRGLTAEGNTVVAVEHDLDVVRAADYVLDLGPGAGGAGGRIVAEGPPAGIERTAGSVTGPYLAGRAARPGPLPGSPGPGIEIAGARANNLRGLDVAIPSGVLTAVTGVSGSGKTSLVFDVLLASAQAGRPVACGALRGLDRFAKVVSAGIEAPAESASSIPLTYLGLFDAVRGLFAASDEARARGFKKAHFSFLTPEGRCESCGGTGRTTVSLDYLADVSSPCEACGGARYNPDVLAVRACGRTIADVLDLTAAEGARAFAGLPRAAAGLALLAEIGLDYLRLGQPLDTLSGGERQRLKLAAELMDPPPGRVLYLFDEPTSGLHPSDIDRLLGLFGRLLKAGHTIVAVEHDLDLISRAGYVVDLGPEGGDRGGALVVQGPPETVMACPVSFTGDALLAHGGRGLSRRP; translated from the coding sequence ATGGACGTCCTGGCCATCCGTCACGCCGCGGAGAACAACCTCCGGAACGTCGACGTCGACATCCCCCACGGCCGGTTGACCGTCGTCACCGGCGTGTCGGGCTCGGGGAAATCCTCGCTCGTCTTCGACGTCGTTTACCGGGAAGCCCAGCGGCGCTACCTCGAGACCTTCTCGTCCTACGCCCGCCAGTTCATGGGCAAGCTCCGGCGGCCGGAGGTCGCCCATATAACCGGCCTGTCCCCCGCCGTGGCCGTCGGCCAGCGGACATCGGCCGCGGGGCCCCGTTCGACGGTCGGGACGCTGACGGAGCTCCACGACGATCTCCGGCTGCTCTTCGCCCGGCTCGGCCGGTCGCCCGACGGCTTGCGCCTGTCGCGGCGGATGTTCTCCTTCAACACCCCCGAAGGAGCCTGCCCGGAATGCCGGGGATTGGGGGTCGAGGACCGCATCGACCCCGAGCTCCTGGTCGCCGACTCGTCCAGGACGCTGCGGCAGGGCGCCCTGGCCCTGACCACGCCGAACGGCTACATCATCTACTCCCAGGTGACCATGGAGGTCCTGGACGAGGTCTGCCGGGCCCATGGCTTCTCCGTCGACATCCCCTGGTGCGACCTGACCGAGGCCCAGCGCGACGTCGTCCTCAACGGCAGCGACCGCATCCTCATCCGCTACGGCAAGCACCCGCTCGAATCGCGGCTGCGCTGGAAGGGCATCGTGGCCAAGCCGCGCGAGGAAGGCTATTACAAGGGCATCCTGCCGGTGATGCAGGCCATCCTCGAAACGAAGAGGAACGACAACATCCTCCGCTTCGCCCGGACCCTGCCCTGCCGCGCCTGCGGCGGGCTCCGGCTCCGGCCCGAGTCCCTCCGGGTGACCGTGGCCGGCCGCGGCATCGCCGGCTTCGGCGGGATGAGCGTCAGCGGCCTGGCCGGGGAGTTCCGCCGCCTGGCCTTCGATCCGCCGGACCGGGCCGCCGGCGAGGCGGTCCGGGCATCCGTCCTCGAAAAGGCCGAGCTGCTCGAGCGCCTCGGGCTCGGCTATCTCCGTCTCGACCGGGCCGCAGACACCCTGGCCGGCGGGGAGATCCAGCGCATCCGGCTGGCCTCGCAGGCCGGGAGCCGGCTGCGCGGCATCCTTTATGTTCTCGACGAGCCGACGGCCGGGCTGCACCCGGCCGACACGGACCGCCTGCTCGGCCTCCTCGGCGAGCTGCGCGACCACGGCAACACCGTCCTCGTCGTCGAGCACGACGAGGACATCATGCGGGCCGCCGACCACCTGATCGACCTCGGGCCGGGCCCGGGCCAGGCGGGCGGCCGCGTCCTCTATCAGGGCCCGGAGGCCGGCCTCGAGGCGCTGCCCCGGGGGGCCAGCCCGACGCGGGATTTCCTGACGGGCGAGCGGCTCCCCGCGGTCGGCTCGCGGGGCCGGGCCGGAACAGGGCGCCTGCTCGTCCGCGGCGCCCGCCTTCACAACCTCAAGTCGATCGACGTCGAGTTCCGCCTCGGCGCTTTGAACGTCGTCACGGGCGTCTCGGGCGCGGGCAAATCGACCCTGGTCCGGCACATCCTGGCCGAGCGCCTTCGGGCCGGGCGGCTCGGCCCCGGGCCGGACGCGGACGGCCTGGCCGTCGAGGGCGCCGCAGGCCGGGTCGTCGAGGTCGATCAATCGCCCATCGGCCGCACGCCGCGGTCCAACCCGGCGACCTACACCGGCATCTCCGACCGGATCCGCGATCTCTTCGCGGCGCTTCCCGAGGCGAAAGAGAAGGGCTTCGGCAAGGGGCGGTTCTCCTTCAACGTAGCCGGCGGCCGCTGCGAGACATGCCAGGGCGCCGGGTTGCTCCAGATCGGCATGCATTTCCTCGGCGACGTCGACGTCGTCTGCCCCGATTGCGAGGGCCGCCGCTTCAACGAGGAGACGCTGGCCGTCCGGGACCGGGGCCGGTCGATCCACGACGTCCTGGAGATGAGCGTCGACGAAGCGGCGGAGTTCTACGCCGGCGTGCCGCGCCTGGCGGCCGACCTGGAAGTCCTGAAACGGCTGGGCCTGGGCTATCTCAAGCTCGGACAGAGCTCGACGACGCTGTCTGGCGGCGAGGCCCAGCGCGTCAAGCTGGCCTCCGAGATGCGCAAGGGAACGGCCGGCCCGGTCCTCTATATCCTCGACGAGCCGACGACGGGGCTCCACCGGGCCGATATCGAGAACCTCCTCGCGGCGTTACAGGGGCTCGTCGACCTGGGCCGGACCATCGTCGCCATCGAGCACCATGCCGACGTCATCCGGGCCGCCGACCGGGTGATCGACCTCGGCCCGGGGAGCGGCGAGGACGGCGGCCGGCTCGTCGCCTGCGGCCGGCCCGACGAGATCGCGGCCTGCGCCGATTCGCTGACCGGCCGGGCCCTGCGGGGCGAGCACGCGGCGGCCGGACCGGTCCGGGCGCCGGAAGCGGTCCAGGCCGAGGCCGAAGGGCCCATTGTCCTCGAGGGCGTCACGACGCACAATCTCAAGAACGTCGATGCCCGCATCCCCTTCCGCAAGTTCACGGCCGTCTGCGGCCCTTCGGGCGGCGGGAAGTCGTCGCTCGTCTTCGACACCCTGTTCGCCGCGTCGCGGCAGAGATATATCGAGAGCTTCTCCGCCTACGTCCGGGCCCTCATCGACAAGGGCGGCCGGGCCGACCTGGCCGCCGCCCGGGGCCTGACCCCGCCGGTCGCCGTGGCCCGGTCGGCCGCCGCGCCGAACCCGCGGTCTACGGTCGGCACGATGACCGAGATCCACGACTACTACCGCCTGCTCTATTCCCGGGCCGGCTCCGCGCCGCCGGAGCTGCGGGGCCGGCCGCTCACGGCCTCGATGTTCTCCTTCAACCACGAGCAGGGCGCCTGCCCCGGCTGCAAGGGCCTGGGCACGGTGACCGTGACCGATCCGGAGCGGCTGATCACCGACCCGGCCAAGTCCCTGCTGGCTGGGGCGATGGACGGGACAAAAACCGGGCGCTTCTACGGCGACCCCCACGGCCAGTTCGCGGCCGCGCTGAAGGCGGCCGGCGACGCCGCCGGCCTGGACCTCTCCAAGCCCTGGCGGGACCTGACGGCGGCCGGGCGGGACCTGGCCCTCCGCGGAACGGGCGACCGCGTCTACGACATAGTCTGGTCCTACAGGCGGGGGCGCCTGGCCGGGGACTTCAAGTTCCGGGGGCCGTGGAAGGGCTTCGCCGCCCTCGTCGCCGAGGAATACGAACGCAAGCACGCCGACCATCGGGGCGAGGCGATGCGGGTCCTGATGAGGGACGACCCCTGCCCCGTTTGCGGCGGCCGGCGGCTCAAGGCCGGCTCTCTGGTCGTAACTTACCGCGGCCTCAATATCGCCGGCCTCGAGGCGCTGAGCGTGGACCGGAGCCTGGCCTTCTTCGAGGGCAGCGGCGCTCCGCCGGCCGACGCTCGGACGGCGGCCGTGACGGAGGCCGTCCGCGGCGAGATCGTGCGCCGCCTCGGCCTCGTCCGGGACGTCGGCCTGGGCTACCTGAGCCTTGACCGGGCCTCGGCCACGCTCTCGGGAGGAGAAGCCCAGCGGCTCCGCCTGGCCGGGCTCCTCGGGGTCAAGCTGACCGGCGTCACCTTCGTCCTCGACGAGCCGACGCTCGGCCTCCATCCCCGCGATACCGGCCGTCTCGTCGAGCTCATCCGCGGTCTCACGGCCGAGGGCAACACGGTGGTGGCCGTCGAGCACGATCTCGATGTCGTCCGGGCGGCCGACTACGTCCTCGACCTCGGCCCGGGCGCGGGCGGCGCCGGCGGACGGATCGTCGCCGAGGGCCCGCCCGCCGGGATCGAGCGGACGGCCGGCTCGGTGACCGGCCCGTACCTGGCCGGCCGGGCCGCGCGCCCCGGCCCTCTCCCCGGCTCGCCCGGACCCGGGATCGAGATCGCCGGGGCCCGGGCCAACAACCTCCGCGGGCTCGACGTGGCCATCCCCTCGGGCGTCCTGACGGCCGTGACCGGCGTCTCCGGGAGCGGCAAGACCAGCCTCGTCTTCGACGTCCTCCTCGCTTCGGCCCAGGCCGGGCGGCCCGTCGCCTGCGGCGCGCTCCGCGGGCTGGATCGCTTCGCCAAGGTCGTCTCGGCCGGGATCGAGGCCCCGGCCGAGAGCGCATCGAGCATCCCCCTGACCTATCTCGGGCTTTTCGACGCTGTCCGCGGCCTCTTCGCGGCCTCGGACGAGGCCCGGGCCAGGGGCTTCAAAAAGGCCCATTTCTCGTTCCTGACGCCCGAGGGCCGCTGCGAGAGCTGCGGCGGGACCGGCCGGACCACCGTCAGCCTCGACTACCTCGCGGACGTCTCGTCGCCCTGCGAGGCCTGCGGCGGCGCGCGCTACAACCCGGACGTCCTCGCGGTCCGCGCCTGCGGCCGGACGATCGCCGATGTCCTCGACCTGACCGCGGCCGAGGGCGCGCGGGCCTTCGCCGGGCTGCCGAGGGCGGCCGCCGGTCTGGCGCTCCTGGCCGAGATCGGCCTCGATTACCTGCGCCTGGGCCAGCCGCTCGACACGCTCTCCGGCGGCGAACGGCAGCGGCTCAAGCTGGCTGCGGAATTGATGGATCCGCCGCCGGGCCGGGTCCTCTACCTCTTCGACGAGCCGACGTCGGGCCTCCATCCCTCGGACATCGACCGGCTGCTCGGCCTCTTCGGCCGGCTCCTCAAGGCCGGGCACACCATCGTGGCCGTGGAGCACGACCTCGATCTGATCTCGCGGGCCGGATACGTCGTCGATCTCGGGCCGGAGGGCGGCGACCGCGGCGGAGCGCTTGTCGTCCAGGGCCCGCCGGAGACGGTCATGGCCTGCCCGGTGTCATTCACCGGAGACGCCCTCCTCGCTCACGGCGGCCGCGGGCTCAGTCGGCGTCCTTGA
- a CDS encoding ABC transporter permease — MRRLLLVLAADVRRHLKSPVAILVFMAIPMVMTALIGIIFAPRTEESTLPPIPVVLVDHDKSIASRIILGAFDADEMKKMFQVTVADEAEGRKRMEKGRASAMVIIPEKFTVDLLDAGTATLTVVKNPAEQFLPDVVEEFMNTMAVMLSGAVQAFAPEARGIRAMIDAPVEAVPWDRLGPVLGQAQKKVIAARKYLDPLLVGIKAEKTKAAGAKTQITRRDLFSIMLPGMAIMFLLFIVQTLMRDIVSEREDGKLRRMMTTPLRPLELVGARLFGGWVMGLAVLLVMVALGTLIFRAYWGNFAWFLMLGAAASFWTAAFFGFFSAMVRNRNQAGVLGAPIILAFSLFGGSMMNPEAMPKAFKAIGVMTPNRWFIDGAAQVRAGDFPLLPLAVLVGSGIVLTALAVPALRRKTSV; from the coding sequence ATGAGAAGGCTGCTCCTGGTCCTGGCCGCCGACGTGCGGCGGCACCTCAAGTCGCCCGTGGCCATACTCGTCTTCATGGCCATCCCCATGGTCATGACCGCTCTCATCGGCATCATCTTCGCTCCCCGGACCGAGGAGAGCACGCTGCCGCCCATCCCGGTCGTCCTCGTCGACCACGACAAGAGCATCGCCTCGAGGATCATCCTGGGGGCCTTCGACGCCGACGAGATGAAGAAGATGTTCCAGGTGACTGTGGCCGACGAGGCCGAGGGCCGGAAGCGGATGGAGAAGGGCAGGGCCTCGGCCATGGTCATCATCCCCGAGAAGTTCACCGTCGACCTTCTCGACGCCGGGACGGCGACCCTGACCGTGGTCAAGAACCCGGCCGAGCAGTTCCTGCCCGACGTGGTCGAGGAGTTCATGAACACGATGGCCGTCATGCTCTCGGGCGCCGTCCAGGCCTTCGCCCCGGAGGCCCGCGGCATCCGGGCCATGATCGACGCCCCGGTCGAGGCCGTCCCCTGGGACAGGCTCGGGCCGGTGCTCGGCCAGGCCCAAAAGAAGGTCATCGCCGCCCGGAAATACCTCGATCCGCTGCTCGTCGGGATCAAGGCCGAGAAGACCAAGGCCGCCGGGGCCAAGACGCAGATCACCCGGCGGGACCTGTTCTCGATCATGCTGCCGGGCATGGCCATCATGTTCCTGCTGTTCATCGTCCAGACGCTGATGCGGGACATCGTCTCCGAGCGCGAGGACGGCAAGCTCCGGCGCATGATGACGACCCCGCTCCGGCCGCTCGAACTCGTCGGGGCCCGCCTCTTCGGCGGCTGGGTCATGGGCCTGGCCGTGCTCCTGGTCATGGTCGCCCTCGGCACCCTGATCTTCCGGGCCTATTGGGGGAATTTCGCCTGGTTCCTGATGCTCGGTGCCGCGGCGTCATTCTGGACGGCCGCCTTCTTCGGCTTCTTCAGCGCCATGGTCCGGAACCGCAACCAGGCCGGCGTGCTCGGCGCGCCGATCATCCTGGCCTTCAGCCTGTTCGGCGGCTCGATGATGAACCCCGAGGCCATGCCCAAGGCTTTCAAGGCCATCGGCGTCATGACGCCCAACCGCTGGTTCATCGACGGCGCGGCCCAGGTCCGGGCCGGGGATTTCCCGCTGTTGCCGCTCGCCGTCCTGGTCGGGAGCGGGATCGTCCTGACAGCCCTGGCCGTCCCGGCCCTGCGCCGCAAGACATCGGTGTGA